GTCTTAAAAGCCATGAAGAAAATCCTTTCCCTAATGTCCCTGGGTGGTTCATCATCTGGTTTATGGTTGAGTGTATTCAGTGATCAATAATTGCCATTTCTAAGAACCccaatttttagaatattttccctTGTATATAGTGAAgggtatattcattggaaggactgatgctgaagctgagactccaatactttggctacctgatgcaaagagctgactcatttgaaaagactctgatgctgggaaagattgagggcaggaggacaaggggacaacagaggatgagattgttggatggcatcaccaactcaatggacatgggtttgggtgaactccaggagttggtgatggacagggacgcctggtgtgctgcggttcatggggtcacaaagagttggacatgacagtgactgaactgattttctttGATCTTTCAAATGTCATACATAAAATGTCTTTCTTCCCTTTAGATCCCCTGAGAAGTTGTTTCTTAGTTgataagtcctgtccaactctttgtgaccccatggactacagtatgccagccttccctgtctttcactatctcttggagctttctcaaattcatgtccactgagttggtgctgctatctaaccatctcatcctctgccacccccttctccttttgctttcaacctttcccagcatcggggtcttttccaatgagtcagctcttcttcacAGGTGGCCAAACgactggagttttggcttcagcatcagtccttccaatgaatattcagggttgattttattTAGGATATATCTCCCTTGGGATATATCTGCTAagctatatagatagatagatctgTTAAGTATCCCATTACCCTCACATATTTTCTAAGTTCTTCACAGTCTTTATTTGCCTTTTATGTTGTCAATGTCTCTCCTTGAAAAGCATTTCTGTAACTCCAAACTCCAGGTATAATTTAAGTGTAGCACAGTGCTTCCTAACCTAATTGCACACAGAAACTGGTAATATTGTGTGAAGTGACAGGGTAAGGATCAGGCTGCATATGGCCAGTGGTGACCAACTTAACACATGAGGAAGTAGGTTCATCCCCACTTCCAGATATGTTAAGAACCCAAGGCCTTTGAACCCGTATGACGATTTGTGGCTTTGTAGTTCCATGGAACTAGTCTTAGAAAGCTATATTTTGGGGTTACTACTGATCATACTCTAGATATTGTGTTTCTACAAGCGTAATCTGAAACTAATTTATTAACCAGCCACTTACTTTGTGGGTTTTATTGAGTTAATAATGAATTGATACCTTACTCTTTTCAGGTGAATTGCACCCAAAGCTGTAACCAGTATACAAAgaattgggattttttttaatctaaattttaaaCATAACAACTCTTTGCTTtgctaaatttcattttatttgttttaagtgTTTTTAGTGTCTCTATTCACAATTCCAGTTATAGTCCTTCCTCAGGGTCTAGGTTGTGGGAACTTCAGCAGTTTTGTTGACCACAGAGTGTGTACTACACCGGAAGGGACTGGCAATCTTCAAGCGCAAGCTtcactgagaaaaaaatttcACAGAGAGAGTTTGAGCCCCAACTGCTCTTTTCTACCTTTATTCCTTCTTATCCGCtttaaaattcaaatgttgaaaagccagtaaaaagtattttatcatttttaatgctTAGTAATGCCATCTCATATTTTGACAAAAGACTTAACCCTGCTTAAGTGGCCATGCTACTTAATTGGCATTGCTATACACATCCAATTCTTAATTTTTCTAGTATATCTAATCTATCTATATATGATAGGGAAATCTCTATCTTTAATTGATTCTTATGTAAGTAGGGTATAATAATTTGtttcaaaagaaatataatattcAGACTCTCAGATGTAGATCCTATGGACATTGAGTCAGGACTAATAAATAACAAaagacattttgaaataaaaattccaagataTTCAGTTCCTTAGCTCTGAATCCATTAGATATATGCAAATTTGCATGCCCCTCTGAGTTTTCACTCTAATTTTTGCATATTATGCTACTTTTTGATGAATATTAGGCCACCTTAATATCGtctttaattttttgatattAGTAACTTTTCTTTGTAGTTTTCATACTCTAGAATAGACCTTGCTTTGTGGTAAAATGCTGTCTCATGAATTTTTGCTAAAGTATTGattagagaaagaaggaagaaggagcagaagaaggataaaagggaggaaagggaagaaaggaggaaaagaaatgagaagacaaaaggaaaaataggacAGAAAAAACAGAATGTTTCAAATTCTCCACCTAAAACATGCCACTACACTGACTTTGTGTCTTCTAATTCAGTAGTTCCCAAACCTGGCTAATCATCAGAATGACACAGCAGTTTTAttggctttttgttttaaattactttattaaaagttcagatcttttttttttaattaatttatttattttatttttaaactttacaaaattgtattagttttgccaaatatcaaaatgaatccaccacaggcatacatgtggtccccatcctgaaccctcctccctcctccctccccacaccatccctctgggtcgtcccagtgcactagccccaagcatccagtatcatgcatcgaacctggactggcaactcgtttcatacatgatattttacatgtttcaatgccattctcccaaatcttcccaccctctccctctcccacagagtccataagactgttctatacgtcagtgtctcttttgctgtctcgtacacaaggttattgttaccatctttctaaattccatatataagcgttagtatactgtatttatgtttttccttctggcttacttcactctgtataataggctccagtttcatccatctcattagaactgcttcgaatgtattctttttaatggctgagtaatgctccattgtgtatatataccacagctttcttatccattcatctgctgatggacatctaggttgcttccatgtcctggctattataaacagtgctgcgatgaatattggggtacacgtgtctctttccattctggtttcctcagtgtgtatgcccagcagtgggattctgAATCCCTAGTTTTGATGTTATGTTAGGAAATGTGTAATAAAAATTTCTCTAGATGAGGTGAGAGAATTTGGAGAGCTTATGAATAAAAACTTTTGAGAAcgtttttaaagataaagaagaaactaGGGAGAGatattttttagtataagtatcaAATATTACAGTAAAATTTAAGCAGTGGTACTGCTTATGCAATAAAATGGAATTTCAATAAAATGTTGTAGGTTGTTAACTCTGGAAGTACCAAGAGTCTGTGAATTATTCTGAGCTGTAAAAGTAATCTTTAGGagaagaaatagaagcaaaaattgtTTATCAGTGATCTTCTGCATATGCTAACATCCCAGAGCAAAAGAGTATAAGGACGATGATTCAGgaaattttattcttaattataATCATGTTTACATTTTTACAGTCATTATTTTTGCAGATACTTTAAGCTCTCTAGGTGACTCTGATGATCAAACCATATTGCGGATCCTTGAATTAACAGACACTCTGTGTTCAGATATGTTCTTCTATATCTGACTGAAAAGTGACCAGCCCACAGAACTCCATCATACCCACAATAACATCATAAAAGCCAGCGACACTTGGCTGTGTGAAGTGAAGGTAAGTTGAGTCTCTATCATGTTCGCATTGAGAAACTAAAATGTTGTCCTCACTGTAAAATTCCTCTGACTTGCGATAGGTTGGAATCTAGAAAGAGAGTCATTTTCTGATGGCATATGCATAATTTAAATGAACCCAGATACAGGGAGGAAGGGATATAGGCACGAAGGCCAGACATTAACATGTTAGACGTGCAGTtgtttcccattatggtttagtttcattttcatttctctggtgaATAAGGATTTCAGTATCTTTTTAGGTTCTTGTTAATTATTCTCTTATCTTCATCTGTGATATATCTGTTCACATAGTTCTCTTATTTTTAACTTGTTTGTCTTCATGTTATTgtcttttcaatattatttttcatactcTCAGTAACAGTCCATAGTGCTTTTAATATTCTAATAATGTATTTTGAGGAATGGTTTTTAATTTGAATAGAAAGAATTTATCAATATTGTTTGGTTATATTGGTTATATTATTTGGTTATATTggttagtatgtgtgtgtgttctttctaACAAATTCTTAGACTAGtccaatattttatatattctttagtGTTTTCTTATGAAATTTATTTAGTCTTCATGCCTAGATTTAAGATtcacttcaattttatttttatttagctttGAAGTAGAACAatttagattttttctttttgatttgtaTTCAAGTAgaaattttgctattttatttctACCCATATGTAATGATAATCTGTTTACTGCTTAACAGAATAGGGGACTGCATTTCTGATTCTATATCCCCTAATTTTATGACAAGTTTTCATACCTTTTTAGTTaatgaaagatgaaaaagaaaaagtttaaccATTATAAGTGCTCTTTCTGTATTTTGAAGTGTGTAATTATCTTCTATTTTCCAAATAATAGCATggtataataacaataaaaacagctatttttattattaccaaTTTCAGACTGCTAATGTTTTCTAATTAGACAGTGATATTATTTTACTATTCAAAGATTATCAAGTAGTAATTGATGAGTCAGTAGATGAACGCAGATACTTGCACTTTAACTCACAAGCACGATTCATGTATCTTCTTAAAGCATTTAGTCCACAAACAGGccaacagtggactggttcacaGTGAATGTGGTTTGTGctgttttatttcaaaaaaacattaaaaagtgaaGATTTTTACATAGAAACCCGTGTTTTATTATTATCagaaaaattaattacaaaatatgttttgatgtgtctcttttctcctctgacAGAAATTCTAGTTAATAAATGGTTCTGCATTTACATGAGATTTGCTCACTCCAGGTTGATGCTCAACCAGCTTCTGTCATTTTTAATAGGTCCTCTAAGATTTCAAATTTGCAAACCccaattggggaaaaaaaaaagtgcttaaaaTAAGTGAAAGTTTGAATTAAGGAACAGCCATTCAAATAGGTAAAAATGATCACTATTTTGGCTGAAAAATGTGTAAGTGAAATAGcttaatatattttctgttcagctgtaaaaacattttattaagaaaatgttGTTTAGAAAACTTATGCAGAGTTTAAACTTTACATAGAAACTAAGGAAATATTCAAACAGTTTACCTTCTATGTGAGATAACTTTAATAAACAAACCATAAAAAAAGACATGTCTTCAAAgttgtccctttctctctctctccttcagaaACTTCCCAGATAAAATGGCAAAAGGAAATCACTCCTCAGTGACTGAGTTTATCCTCACTGGACTTACAGAACAGTCACAACTCCAGCTgcctcttttcctcctcttcctaggAATCTATGTGGTCACGGTGGTGGGGAATCTGGGCATGATCACACTGATTGGGCTCAGTTCTCacctgcacacccccatgtactattTCCTCAGCAGCTTGTCCTTCATTGACCTCTGTCATTCCACTGTCATTACCCCCAAAATGCTGATGAACTTTGTGACAGAGAAGAACATCATCTCTTACCCTGAATGCATAACTCAGCTTTACTTCTTCCTCCTTTTTGCTATCTCTGAGTGTCACATGTTGGCTGCAATGGCATATGACCGCTATGTTGCCGTCTGTAGCCCCTTGCTGTATAATATTACCATGTCCCATCAGGCCTGTTTCTCCCTCATTTGTGGAGTGTATATGATGGGAGTGGTATGTGCATTCTCTCACACAGGCTGCATGCTTAGGGTTCATTTCTGCAAATTCAATGTGATCAACCATTATTTCTGTGATCTTCTGCCTCTCCTAAAGCTCTCCTGCTCTAGCACCTATGTCAACAAATTACTGGTCCTATGTTTTGGTTCACTTAACATCTTTGCCCCGATCCTGACCATCCTCAGCTCCTACATCTTCATCATTTCCAGCATCCTCCACATTCGTTCCACGGAGGGCAGGTCCAAAGTCTTCAGCACATGCAGCTCCCACATCTCAGCTGTCACTATTTTCTATGGATCTGCGGCATTCATGTACCTACAGCCATCATCTGTGAGCTCCATGGACCAAGGGAAAGTGTCCTCTGTGTTTTATACTATTATCGTGCCCATGCTTAATCCCCTGATCTACAGCCTCAGAAATAAAGATGTCAATGTTGCCATGAAGAAAATGCTTgacaaaagaatatttttgtgACCAGACATAAGATGAGCATGATATTTTAGGTCTAGTCATTGCTTGTTACACTGTATGAATGTATGGTTCTCTTACATCAAAATTCCTACCAGTGCTTAATCTGAGCTAAGAACCCCTCCATGCTTTGTAACGTTGCTCAAACCTGTGTGCTCCTACTGTgccatttattgttttgggtGTGTACTTGCCTGCTTATTGTCCAAAATGCACTGCACTGTAATGTTCAAGAAGGTTAtccccatgcatgcatgcatgtatttcACTGCTGTATCTGCAGGACCTAAGAGAGTTCCTGGCATTAGAAATACCttgataattttcttatttcctttttaaaaatatttatgggaagccatatatatctCATAATGTCATTATCCATTACTTTCTCTAATAGCTACATATGACTTTCAAAAgttaaaatcaattaaatttaTGTTTGAAGAGTTCTTCAAAGATGTACAATAAAACTGATGACATCCTAAATTATTTCTATACAAAAATTTAGAAGCATGAACTTGACTAACTTCAGTATCAAACCCCAATACAGGTAAGATAACTTGTGAACACCTGATTTTTTAAGTCATTAAATAAAGTCAACAACCCAAAAACTCATGGTTTTCAAGCATGCAGCATACatgtgttaaaaaataatatgtatatttgcTATCTGATGGGTCAACATAGCAAATCTGGAGATACAGTGGTATCTGGAACTCGATTACTCCAGCCTTGATTACCAGGGTTTCCCATACCTAGACTAAAATAGAACTTCACCTATATTGACAATGAGAAAATTCTTAGTATGTAAAATTATACCACATGCAAATTATAGttcaaaaaatttaatttcaagataaagagaaaatatgataACCTCTATTGTTTCAGTCAGAGTTGTGGATCTTCCTAGATTGCCACTTTGAACCAGAACATAATTTTTTATTACTCTATACATTAAGCAAAAAAATCTAGTAAATTTTTTCACATTAAGTGACAGATCTCTATGTTATTcctcaatatttcttttatttatagagTTAGATAAAGTCATTAACTAATTGTACCTAGAAGGAACTTTTCCTGGGGTTATGACAATAACCGGTTGAAACCTTCCTGCAGCCTACATGTTACAATTTTTAAGTACTACTGTTCTATAAATACCTCATGGCAACTAAATACAGTTAATATAGGTCAATGAGGAAAAAATAGATCAAATATTgcacacaaatattttttatttatctcttgTGTAAAATCACTTTAGAGTGTTCCTTTAATGCAGGTCTtaaaaatatcctaaaatttTGAATTCTTATATAGCTTGACATGAAATTCACTAGAGTTCTAATAAGATCTATCCCAGCCTTGCTTCCAACCTATAATCtaacaaaaatgataaattaCAATGATATGATACTATTAAACACTTGAGAGTCAATGGAAGAAAAGGGAATTGTTAATTGTAACTTTTCCCAAGAGTTGATACTTGTGTGATATGATCCTAATGGGAGATCATTAGCATTATCTCTTCCTCATCTGACTCTGAGCATCAATACTCAGATTATAAGTCACCATTCACATCAACCAACATTTGCAGGGGCCCATTGActtcactcacttagagccagacatcctggaatgtgaagtcaagtgggccttgggaagtatcgctatgaacaaagctagtggaggtgatggaattccagttgagatatttcaaatcctgaaagatgatactgtgaaagtgttgcactcaatatgccagcaaatttggaaaactcagcagtggccacaggactggaaaaggtcagttttcattccaatcccaaagaaaggcaatgccaataatactcaaattactgcacaatagcactcatctcacatgctagtaaagtaatgctcaaaattctccaagccaggcttcaacagtacatgaaccatgaacttccagatgttcaagctggttttagaaaaggcagaggaaccagagatcaaattaccaacatcttctggatcatcgaaaaagcaagagagttccagaaaaaaacatctatttctgctttattgactatgccaaagcctttgactgtgtagatcacaataagctgtgacaatttctgaaagagatgggaatgccagaccacctgacctgcctcttgagaaacctgtgtgcaggtcaggaagcaacagttagaactggacatggaacaacagaccggttccaaataggaaaaggagtatgtcaaggctgtatattgtcaccctgcttatttaacttctacgcagagtacatcatgagaaatgctgggctaaaagaagcacaatctggaattaagattgccgggaaaaatatcaataacctcagatatgcagatgataccaccattatggcatAAACtggagaactaaagagtctcttgataaaagtgcaaaaagaaagtaaaaaagttgatt
The genomic region above belongs to Bos taurus isolate L1 Dominette 01449 registration number 42190680 breed Hereford chromosome 29, ARS-UCD2.0, whole genome shotgun sequence and contains:
- the OR8G5B gene encoding olfactory receptor family 8 subfamily G member 5B, giving the protein MAKGNHSSVTEFILTGLTEQSQLQLPLFLLFLGIYVVTVVGNLGMITLIGLSSHLHTPMYYFLSSLSFIDLCHSTVITPKMLMNFVTEKNIISYPECITQLYFFLLFAISECHMLAAMAYDRYVAVCSPLLYNITMSHQACFSLICGVYMMGVVCAFSHTGCMLRVHFCKFNVINHYFCDLLPLLKLSCSSTYVNKLLVLCFGSLNIFAPILTILSSYIFIISSILHIRSTEGRSKVFSTCSSHISAVTIFYGSAAFMYLQPSSVSSMDQGKVSSVFYTIIVPMLNPLIYSLRNKDVNVAMKKMLDKRIFL
- the OR8G5B gene encoding olfactory receptor family 8 subfamily G member 5B isoform X1, which translates into the protein MSLDKMAKGNHSSVTEFILTGLTEQSQLQLPLFLLFLGIYVVTVVGNLGMITLIGLSSHLHTPMYYFLSSLSFIDLCHSTVITPKMLMNFVTEKNIISYPECITQLYFFLLFAISECHMLAAMAYDRYVAVCSPLLYNITMSHQACFSLICGVYMMGVVCAFSHTGCMLRVHFCKFNVINHYFCDLLPLLKLSCSSTYVNKLLVLCFGSLNIFAPILTILSSYIFIISSILHIRSTEGRSKVFSTCSSHISAVTIFYGSAAFMYLQPSSVSSMDQGKVSSVFYTIIVPMLNPLIYSLRNKDVNVAMKKMLDKRIFL